The Triticum aestivum cultivar Chinese Spring chromosome 3A, IWGSC CS RefSeq v2.1, whole genome shotgun sequence genome includes a region encoding these proteins:
- the LOC123059188 gene encoding transcriptional activator hap3, with the protein MTNREDFIHFSGFTQQPGRLRLPRAPSTSGSSSGDPNGQEGLLPIANVGRIMKDVLPPEAKVSKHAKEVIQECATEFIGFVTGEASERCRRERRKTVNGDDICHAMTTLGLDNYAGAMRRYLQRYREGEELAAALNNHSRSPAPPPPGDGMIQIDVWGELSNSRGNEKHGRD; encoded by the coding sequence ATGACGAATAGAGAGGATTTCATCCATTTCTCCGGTTTTACCCAACAACCGGGGCGCCTCAGACTTCCTAGGGCGCCATCAACCTCAGGCTCTTCCTCGGGAGATCCCAATGGGCAAGAAGGCCTCCTGCCGATCGCCAACGTGGGGCGGATCATGAAGGACGTGCTGCCGCCGGAGGCCAAGGTCTCGAAGCACGCCAAGGAGGTGATCCAGGAGTGCGCCACGGAGTTCATCGGCTTCGTCACCGGCGAGGCCTCGGAGCGGTGCCGGCGGGAGCGGCGCAAGACGGTGAACGGCGACGACATCTGCCACGCCATGACCACCCTTGGCCTCGACAACTACGCCGGTGCCATGCGCAGGTACCTGCAGAGGTACCGCGAGGGcgaggagctcgcggcggcgctcAACAACCACAGCAGGTCACCGGCTCCGCCGCCGCCAGGCGACGGCATGATCCAGATCGATGTCTGGGGCGAGCTGTCCAACTCCAGGGGCAACGAGAAGCATGGCAGGGATTAA